One Arachis hypogaea cultivar Tifrunner chromosome 2, arahy.Tifrunner.gnm2.J5K5, whole genome shotgun sequence genomic window, TCCAAATATAGAATATTGCCATATTGGTGCTTCTTGAACTTCCACAAGATCACAACATGTACAATATTTGCATGTTTGTGCTCTTCTCCTTTTCACACACTTATCCTTTGAAgagttaatataatttttttatatattttttattcattgacTTTGGTCATCTTTAATTATTTCTTGTTTTGTAGCTCCATTTTGGACCCCCCATGAAAATGACAATGGCCTAGCTATTCCCTGTGTCCTTCAcacagataaataataaaatggtGGGTTTTTTTTTACACTGAAATTATGAGACGCTCCATCTAAGTATGTATAATAATGTATTGAAAAAATTTCAAGTGTATTGAAAACACTGGTATTCtaattgttttaaccgttgatttcaattaatatatattatatatattttttataattcagatcaacggttaaaataactgaaaGACCGATGTTTTCGGTATACTTAAAATTCTACCGTATGTATATATGGCCAAAGTCAGTTGATGTTATTGGTGTATTCTTTTAAATTGAAGAAAAATGTTGAAAATAGATGCTAGTTAATCATGAATGTGCTTCTTTGAACTCATCATATGCaatactttaaatttttgaaggttatatctcacttttttcgtgattcattaaagtagaagaactgtCTATaagtgttgatattgtaaaagttatatgttttccttcttgaatattatagccttcctcttaaaaatacatcaatttcttaatttttcatgattattttatataaaaatttgaatatatatcctgtaaaatatgtaaaaaagaagttagaagaataaatattaaaatttataatatttattaattttttttatcaatttatacaaatacaataatataaatatttattgaatattctaatattttttatcatataaaaaattaaattaaataaacagtaaaatataaaataatattaaattatataaataaaaaatacctaattttttatatttgaattcaaaaatagagGAATTGTTGCTTATTTAATAGAGAGTTGCGAAATACGAATACACTCAGTTCAGTTCAAATCCAACAAGGTTTgaatattttaaactaaaaactatTATGCAATAGAAGTAAGAGATGAAGATTGAATTTTGGTATTTTAAGTCATTGTAAAATATTTGAgccaattgaactattttttaaaaagtactactaatttttttaacaaaaatttgggGGCATGACTCCCTTGTCTTAACTAATATAAGCTCCGCCCCTGATAgagaaaattaatataaatattttactcTAACTATATATTTtgctaaatatttttatatctccattcttaataattaatattcatttttaaatattatccTTGTTAATATCTAGtttgaattgtgaataatgattagGTGGAATTATTacgttatatttttttttttttgagaatgaAAAGATGATGTAATTTGAGTTATAGTTTGTTGGttatatattatcaattaatgaaaaaattataatgaaaGAAAACTAAATGCACATTAAagggggaaaaaaagaaaaaagaagaatccAAGTTTCACACTTTAAAAATTTTGGAAGTAAAATAATCATCTATAGTAATAGCTCAAAAAAGTAACATGCATTTTTATTTCTTGATGGTCCCATAGATATAGTAGTAGTAGACTTCACTCTTATTAAATCATCcacatacttttaaatatttatatttttttatttattattattgggaGAGCATCTAATAAGATTTTTATTgcatactttttattatttatattcccCTCCTCCACCACTTTCTTAGGTGCACTTTACtcctccaataataataataataatattccaATGAAGCAAAaaattgctttgcttttctttgttctccttctttcttctttctcagcTTATGCTCGCCTTCTTTTACAACAAGAAGGCCCAAAACAAGGTAACTTCTTCTTGCTCATCAtgctaataattattatatatttttatctttttttttttcatcttattTTTTCCCCTTGTTTTCCTTCCTTCCCTCTATGAACAATCTTTTATGAACTTGGAACAACTTGATATATATAGGTCAAAATGAAGTGATCATTGCTAACACTCTTGTTCACACATCCCACAATGATGAGCTAAAAGATGATATTAAAGAAGTAAGAATCATTTACTTTCTCACATAATCTATCTACAAGTTTTGGCTTGTTGAGTTTAGTTTGTCATGTTATATAATTTTTCCCCCTAGCTAGTAGTATTTATGATATTACATTTAACATCTATTGTTTTATCATGTTTACATTATTGTTTTCTCTAATAAGTATGTTTACAAAGAAATATTTAATGTTATAtttcacaaatatatatatatacacacaacatGCTAGGTGTAATAAAATAGGCGCATAGAAAAATGAGTTAAACAGCACATGTATTTaatatagaattttttatttttataaattaaacaaatataataattaccgaaataaataatcttctcttatttcgtttacactgtaaatgaaataATTTTACATTGTAAACTTTTTTATGTACTATTTGCATgctaaaagtttggattattgatattattattattttttattatttttattttttttaaatacatatatctcgtttacagtgtaaacggagtatttattttagtaaatattttttaaattatttatttccgaattattataattaatttatttattaaaataaaaaacccaTTTAATATAGTGATTGATTTAGTTGCTGatgtttggtatatatatatatatatatatatatatatatatatatatatataacatttttatttaagccTTATAAAggttcatattttttatatttttatattttttacaaattagaaacttcattttaattatttatcatctTTTAATTAGTTTGCTAATTTAATTTCATGCAGTTAATGGGATATGAAAAttgtgatgagaagaatgaagaatgctATGGTAGAAGGATGACTTTGGAAGCACATTTGGATTACATCTACACTCAAAATGTACACCATAAGCCTTgagttagttaattaattaattaattggacaTGCACATTAATTACCTAGTCCGAATACAATCATCAAacgttaaataatatataaaaaataaatccaAGATCGGTGCTAACAATAATGTATGCGAGtgtcaaatttttgaaaagagattAAAGGAATATTAGAAACTCTCCATCCTCTTCAGTTTAAATTTATTCTACTAGGAACTAactgtgtttttctttttttttttttctcatcccCCCCCCCATCCCACAAGCTATAGTGTAAAgtttttcgaaaaacaaaaacaCTATTTGTTTGTACTTGCAGCTTTTAaaatattggattatttttaaaaGTACTTAAGAGTTAAGatagaaatttttaaaagtgacttgtacttttcaaaatttaaaagtctaatataacttcatatgttaactaatttttaaatttaatgcttGTATTTATGTTTAttgtagtatttttaaattttaaaagctattttactaaACATAATTGTTATTGCTTGTATTTATTGaaagctatttttaatttaatttatcaaatataaatgctacaacttttgaaaaataaaagctttaccaaactaaggTTAAGAGACTCGACACATAACGACAAATAATTCGAGATGATTTAAAGAAAACGCAGTTATCTGTTGTAAAACCCTTGTAAAACCGTCGCAAATGTTTGGGTTTACTATAGTGAGCATATATTTTTCATGTGCAGAATGAAACAAAAGAAATATATAGAGCAAATAATTTCTAACATCCATGTAACTTTGGCAATAATCAAATTAACCCTAGTTGTTTTCTAGCTCCATTTGGGGGTACCATGACAGAGCATAACGCTTTGTTTTGTAGCTCTATTTTCAGATTAAGACATTGGAAAATTGAAATAATGGCGCTATGCTCTAACGGCATGAAGTCTAAATAAGGAAGAAATGCTACATATGTAACCCTAATAAATTGATGCCATCGGTGTGCCTAAGTTTAAGGAAAATATGATAAATGGTTACTTTATGTCTTCATGTGATGACCTAAGCCTAGCTAATTTAGAAGCTTTACCcaaatttctattatttttttgtttttactgtATCTCTTAATTCTCCATGTCAAAGATTAATTTATTGCGAATTAGAATTCTATTTAAGTGTTTATTGTTGACCAATAAGTTACTGTATGCATAAAGTAAGATTCGAActccaaatattttaaaataacttcATTTCTAAACTTCTATTAGCGCGACAATCATTTCTCTAAAAAAgttatagaaataaaagaaaatatataaatattataagtaTCAATATGGTTACAAATAATCTTATAttgtagagaaaaaaaaaactatacaatAATAAAgaaacttataaaaattttaatcaatATTACAAAATATTCAACTTATCATATTATTAAgggataaattttaaaaatataaatatggaggaagaagttcataatatatataatttagttaACAAAAATGAGAAATTGAGAAAGACAAATTCTCATTCTCTTCCATTTGCATTGGTAAGGCAACTTATTGATTGCTTTGACTTTAACATAAATACCATTTAATTTTGTGCatgatcaaataataataaatgctatttaattaaaaaatattacaaggctaacattttttgttaaaaaaataaaaagttaattaataagttaataactcaaatataagagaaatgaaaaaaaaaatattagtcacTTAACACTAAAGCAAAATTTGTGCCTCACTAAATGTCCtcatttcaatatatatatattagcttCAATTTCTCTCTACTTCGCACTCGTTCATTCCCTTTCAAAGAAAATGAAGCAACAACACATTGTCTTGTGTTTCTTTGTTCTCCTTGTTTCCTCTTTCTTAGCTTCTGCTCGTCTCCATGTGGATTCAAAACAAGGTAGCCATCTAACTCTATTATAATTAGGATAAAGTATACTTCTTTTTATTTctgaaatttgataaaaaaattaaaatatttttaaattttattttattttaaaatttttctatttgtATCAATTGTATTTTTGAtagctaaattttttaaaaatttagaataaatctAGCAATAATACTCGATAATTATTAAGATTAAATTGCTTATGTTAAAGGTTAATTGTTCTTGTAAAATTGTTATTGAATTAgtcttatattttttgaaaaattagttactAGAGATACGTTTGATGCAAATCGATGTTTCCTGagaaaaaattgaaacaaaataaaatttaggaatatttttaaaatttttgataaatttgagggataaaaaataaaaaatatcttttatctatataattattatgacatattatatatttaCATTTGTTCAATTGataattgttttaatttgtttttgtatttctcctttgaaatatattttaatttctctgtGGTTGCTTATTGGATCAACTTGATGTATAGATGCAAAGGTGTCTCACGTTCAGTCACACACTGAA contains:
- the LOC112758874 gene encoding putative phytosulfokines 6 isoform X1; its protein translation is MKQKIALLFFVLLLSSFSAYARLLLQQEGPKQGQNEVIIANTLVHTSHNDELKDDIKELMGYENCDEKNEECYGRRMTLEAHLDYIYTQNLLLVSMWIQNKMQRCLTFSHTLNQKMMISIS
- the LOC112758874 gene encoding putative phytosulfokines 6 isoform X2; the protein is MKQKIALLFFVLLLSSFSAYARLLLQQEGPKQGQNEVIIANTLVHTSHNDELKDDIKELMGYENCDEKNEECYGRRMTLEAHLDYIYTQNMQRCLTFSHTLNQKMMISIS